The window TCTTACCAATTTCATCAATTATTACAATCTTATTTTCTACGATTGCTTTCTTTATTGCATCAACACCGATATAATCAATGCACTTCAGGTCTACGCCATACTTACCCACCTTATAAGAGCTTTTTATATCCTTATGCGCCATTATACAACTATTTCCGCTTAATGTAATCAATTTAAATCCAACCCTTGTATTATTTTCTCTTATCTCTTCAGTATAAAATCCCGCACACTTATCTTTATACCTTTCTACAACCTTTTTTATAATCGTCGTCTTCCCCACCCCAGGCAGACCAGTTAGCAGAAAATTCTTTATTTCATTCATTATGCGTATAAATCACATATTTTTTAAGAACCGAAGGGGTTATATAGTGGCTCGTAACCGCCGTCTTTATGCCATACCTCTTTT of the candidate division WOR-3 bacterium genome contains:
- a CDS encoding NTPase, translated to MNEIKNFLLTGLPGVGKTTIIKKVVERYKDKCAGFYTEEIRENNTRVGFKLITLSGNSCIMAHKDIKSSYKVGKYGVDLKCIDYIGVDAIKKAIVENKIVIIDEIGKMELYSHKFRDVVIETLNSKCPVLATILYSSNPFCDRIKERKDTKIFEVTLANRDTLPEQIIELLIQRD